From the Candida dubliniensis CD36 chromosome 2, complete sequence genome, the window TCATTAGTTTGATTATCGAGTTGACAAAACAGGCCAAGCTTGTGAACAATGGTGGTAACTTGTGGTTCCCGGTTGCCGTTAACAAGTTGCTTGAATTGCCACAGTCCAGCTTGTTTAACCCTATTGATGCGTTTCTTGGATTGTCGGAGTTGATTTCACCTAGACTCGGGGTTTTGTGCAAGTTTATTGGTGTTGCCACCCTCCGGTTGTATGGCATAAAGTTGGATGATAGTTTAGAGCAGGAACCGCTTGTGTCACTTTTGGGAAGAATTTTATACAGAATCAAGATGCTTAGTGACCAGCAGCCACTTGACTCGTTGAGTTTGTCGTATGTGTTGCCGTTGTTAACACGAGTATTGTATGATGGTAAGGCGGTGGCAATCAAGAATGCATCAAAGGGTGCAGTCACATCCgaatttgttgaagaagACCCTGAGGAAgaacaattgttgttggcTATTGAGATTATTTCTGCTCATGCCGAGTCGTTTGAAGACGACAAGATTCCACGTACCAGTATTTTAGAAGTCTTGATTTCGTTAATGAAATTACCGTCAAAGGCCAAGTTGTCAAAAGAATGCTTTTTATCGTTGTGCCAACACATTGCATTTAATATTAGACAAGGTGATTTGCAGTTGTTATTGGGCAGTTTGATCACCCCTCACGTGTTTGTCAGATCGACATTGTTAGAAGGGTTAGATGCTGAGTTTGAGTTGGAAGAGTATTCAAAGGAGTTGTTTGTGGCCACCCACGATAACGACCAGAACTGTCGTGAGCTTGCACAAACTATTTGGGACGACAATGAGTTGGAAGTTGAGGATGCTTCAAGGTTGCTTAGTTTGTTTGGCAATAGTGATGCTGGTCTAAGGAATTCAGTGGCACACGCGTACGTCGATGCCAGCCAGCAAACATTGCTAAACATTGAggaattgtttgaattgtatgatgaaaagaagaacccgccaccaccaaaattaGACCAGTTTGGGTTGGTTATCAAGTCTAGTATTGATAATCGTGACCGATGGGAAGAACGGTCGACTGTGGCCATTGCGTTGAAATTGTTGGCTCCGTTGTATACCGAAGCACATGTCAAACAGTTGTTTGAGTTTCTTGTTGAGACTGCTGATAAGGACGAGTTGGTGGCGCAAGAATTACAGGATGCCGGTGTTGAAGCCATCAAGTTGCATGGAGCGTCCAACGTTGAAGTGTTGATCCCTATTTTTGAAACCAGCTTGGCCAAGAGTAGTAAAGAATCAGTCGTGGTGTTGTATGGTACGTTAGCGCGTGATTTGGACAAGAGCGACCCGCGATTAAAGATTATAATTGACAGGCTTATGAAGAGTTTGGATGCGCCAGCAGTGCAGTATGCTGTTTCTGAATGTATTGCGCCTTTGGTGGGTGCGATAGACAATTTGCCACAAGTGTTTGATGAGTTGTTTGAGAAATTGTTTAGTGCTAAAAAAGTGTCTTCGCGTCGTGGTGCCGCATACGGAATTGCAGGGTTGGTTAAAGGTAGTGGAATCAAGAGTTTGAGCTCGTACGATATTATTCGTACCTTGACTGATGCTGCTGAAGAGAAGGATACAGTTAAACGTGAGAGCGTTTCTATTGCGTTTGAGACGTTGTCGAGAAGTTTGGGCAAATACTTTGAGCCGTACGTGTTGGAGATATTGCCGATCATTCTTAAATCGCTTGGTGATCCAGTGCCCGAAGTGAGATTGGCTACCGACAATGCCGCTAAGGAGATTATGAAAAACACTACTTCGTTTGGGGTGAAGAAACTTATTCCGTTGGCTATATCCAATCTAGACGAGATTGCGTGGAGATCGAAAAAGGGGTCAGTCGAGTTGCTTGGGTCGATGGCGTATTTGGACCCAACACAGTTGTCGGCGTCGTTGTCGATTATTATTCCCCAGATTGTTGGTGTGCTTAACGATACTCACAAGGAGGTTAGAAAGGCGGCGTCGGCGGCGTTGCAGAGGTTTGGTGAGGTTATACGAAACCCGGAAATTCAAGCGATTGTGCCTGATCTTATTAATGCTATTGGTGACCCTACCAAGTATACTGACGATGCATTAGACAAATTGATCAAGACACAGTTTGTGCACTATATTGATGGTCCGTCGTTGGCATTGATTATACATGTTATTTATAGGGGTATGAAAGATCGAGCATctacaaagaaaaaggcATGTCAAATTGTGGGTAATATGGCAATTTTGGTTGACTCCAAGGACTTGCGTCCGTACTTGAACGAATTGGTTGGCGAGTTGGAGATTGCTATGGTTGATCCTGTTCCTGCCACGAGATCGACTGCTGCAAGAGCATTAGGGTCGTTGGTTGAAAAGTTGGGTGAAGACAGTTTCCCAGGGTTGATTGGTAAATTGGTGGCCACTCTTGAGGATGATACAAAAGCTGGTGATCGACTTGGGTCGGCCCAGGCGTTGGCAGAAGTTATTTGTGGTCTTGGGATTAACAAGTTGGAGGAGATGTTGCCGGTTATTTTGTCGTCTGCAAGCGCACCACGTACACGTGCTGGGTTTATgccgttgttgttgtttttgccTGTATGTTTTGGGTCGCAGTTTTCGCCTTATCTTAACAAGATTATTCCACCCATCTTAAAAGGATTGGCTGACCAGGATGAGGAGGTTAGGGATACGGCATTGAAGGCTGGTAGGTTGATTGTGAAGAACTATGCCAAGAAGGCAGTTGACTTGTTGCTTCCAGAATTGGAGAATGGGTTGTCTGATAGTAGTTATAGAATTAGGTTGTCGTCGGTTGAGCTTACTGGAGATTTGTTGTTCCAGATTACGGGTATTTCCGGTAAGAACGAGCTCACTGAGGACCAGAACCTTAACAAGACGCTTGTGGAAGTGCTTGGACAAGAGCGACGCGATAGGGTGTTGgcgttgttgtttgtttgcCGGTCAGATGTTGCTGGTATTGTTAGGAATGCGACAGTTGATATTTGGAAGGCGTTGGTTTCCAACACGCCAAGAACAGTCAAGGAGATTTTGCCCTCGCTTACTGCCATTGTTGTGGGGAAGTTGTCGTCGCCCGACGATGTTCAACGTACTATAGCTGCACAAACATTAGGGGAGATGGTACGTCGTGTTGGTGCCAATGCGTTGGCACAGTTGTTGCCTACATTGCAAGAGTCGGACGACAAGCAAGGTGTTTGTATTGCCGTTACTGAATTGATCAAGTCTACGTCGCACGATGGGTTGGTGCAGTACCAGGATACgtttattgatattattaagGATGGGCTTGTTAGTTCTCGAGAGGAAGCTGCAGTTGCGTTTGATGCGTTGCACCAGGAACTTGGCAAGGTGGTTATTGATGAGATTGTACCTGATTTGTTAAAGAGGTTGAAAGAGCCGAATGCATTGCTTGCGTTGAAGGATATTATGCTGAAAAAGTCGGATGTGATTTTCCCTATTTTGTTGCCTACGTTGCTTACACCGCCGGTTGACACTGAAGCGTTGGCGGCATTAGCGCCAGTAGCTGGGTCTGCCTTGTACAAGAGGTTAGCGGTGATTATCAACACGTTGGTAGATGCAAAGAGTGAAGCTGTTGATGAGGTTATGTTGTCGGTTGAAGATGATGGTGTTCACACGTTGATGCAAATTATTTTGGGGCTTCTTAAGGATGAGGATACCAAGAGGAGAGTGTTTATTTTCTCGAGATTGGCTGGGTTTTTTGGGGCTACTGATCTTGACTATTCGATGTATCTTGAGGATATGGTTACGCGATTGATTCTTTCGTTGGCTGATCCGTCGCCAGAGGTTGTTAAAGGTGCATTTGAGGCGTTATCTGCGTTGGTCAAGAGACAACCAAAAGAAGTTCTTGAGAAGTTGGTCAAACCAGCAAAGCAAACATTGGACTTGTGTATTGATATCCCTGCATTTAGCTTACCAAAAGGTCCCAATTGTGTTTTGCCGATTTTCTTGCATGGGTTGATGTATGGTAATCATAAGGAAGAGGCGGCGTTGGGTATTGCTGATATTATTGACAAGACGCCAGGAGAAAACTTGCGTCCGTTTTCCACGTCAATTACTGGTCCGTTGATTAGAGTTATTGGGGAGAAGGTTGCTAGTGATATCAAGGCGGCCATTCTTGTGGCattgaacaatttgttGGTTAAGATTCCGCAGTTTCTTCGTCCATTTATTCCGCAATTGCAAAGAACTTTTGTCAGGTCGTTGTCCGATAGCAATGAAAAGTTGCGTAAACGCGCTGTTGTTGCGTTGGGCACGTTGATTAAGTTTCAACCAAGGGTTGATTCGTTGGTTACTGAGTTGGTCAATGGGGCCAAGACGTCGGATTATAAAGAGTCTATGTTGAAGGCGatgttggttgttgttgagcaAGCGGGGAAGAGTTTGAGTGAGGCGTCGAAACAGGCGATATTGGTAGTTGCAGAGCAAGAGATGGACCCGGTGCTTATTGGGAGTCTAGCTGGGAGCTTATCAGAGGAGGAAGCAGAAAGTATACTAGACAATGTTTTGGCGAATGAGTCCAAGTTTTCCATTCTTGCGATAAACTCGTTTTTGAAGTATTCTCCCGAGCATGTGAAGAGCGATGCAGTTGTCAATTTTGTTGTCGGGTGTGCCAATTCCGACAATGCATATATGAGTGATAACGCCACAATCGCTATTGGTAAGCTATTGTTGCTTGGTGTTGAGAGTAAGGAGTTGGTTGATCAGCTTGCAATGAATGCGATCGCCCCCAAATCGTCTTCTCCTGATACGAGACGGTTATCGTTGGTGGTTATTAGAACTGTGGCCAGACACAAAggaattgttgatttggatATTGTTGTGCCTAGTATATTTGCGTGTGTTCGTGATCCAATCATCCCCATCAAGTTGGCAGCAGAAAAGGCGTTCCTTGAAGTGTTTGATATGGTCAATGGCAGCGCCAAATTTGACGCATGGTTTAAGAATGAGAATTTGACTACAGTTACCGGGACAACAATAGTTGCACGGTCTATTGGCGAGTACACCAAGCGAGTTGCTAGTAGATTAGCTGGTGTCGAAAGAGAGAGAATCGAGGCCGGTGGCGATGAAGAGACATTGTTTAGTGATAgaattgaagatgaaaatgaaatttggCAAGTAGGTATATAAGATGTGTctatttattgaattcagGCAAGTTTAAACTTTTTATTGAAGGCAAGGCGTCGCTTGATTGTGAATGTAGCATTGAAGGTTTGAATGAGGCGAGCATGCCTAGGGATGAAAGGTTGGTGCTACTATTGCTTGCAGAAATCAGCGGAGTAGTATTGGTCGATAACCCCAAGACTGGTGAGCTTGGAAGGGTTGAAGGGCCGGGGCTGTTGGGCCGTGATCGTTTCAACTTGTGTTTGACGTAGTCTAAATCGGAATCCTCTTGGATGTGGGTTTTCACGGGTGTCATTCTGAACGCAAGGTTGGAGAGGTGGTGTAAGTTTGTTGTGTCGTGGAACTGGAATGTGGGTTTCTTCATGGAAAAGTCGTAGTTGGCTTTTGGGGGTGGTTTGCCGAAATAGTCGGTCAATGAGGGGAGAGACTTGGACTCCATCATACGCAACTCCTCGGTGGCAGCAGAAGCAAGGATATCTATACTGTGGGTGGGATTGGGGGGAGAAGCTGTCTTTACCAGCTTATCTGGCTTGTCTGGCTTGTCTGGCTTGTCTGGTTTTTCTGGTTTTTCTGTCTTTTCTACCTcctctttcttctttttcctaTTTTTCCTGCTGTTGGGGTTGGTGTGTATTCTCAGATGTCGAGTTAGTTCATCGGATCTGCTGAATCTCTTTGAACAGCCGGGGAATGTACACTGGTGGGGTTTTTCGCCTGTGTGGGTACGTATATGTCTAGTTTGGTGTTCTAATCTTTGGAATGCTTTATCGCAATGAGGACATTTATATGGACGGACTGTTGGGTCCTTTTTAGGTTTTGGGTGGTCTAGTAAACTCATTAGGGATGGTGGAGTATGGTGATGGTTTTgaagttttgttttttcgTGGGGagagaaaatttttttttttttaaatggAGAAAAAAGAGGAGCCAGTAAGGGAGGCTTTTTCCGAATTGGACAACAACACAAACAAAAGAGCGcatacatttttttttttcaccgGATATGGCAATTAATCGTGAATGTGAATCGTTTGGGGAAGACTAGTATACGACGAACCAGGAGAGGAATCACAGAGTTGGCGGGAAGATGATAAGGGAACTTAGAGGTTATTAGGGGGAACGCAATGGCAAGTGTTATTAGTGTTGATGCCGAGAAGTAGCAAGCCTGGTAATGTATTTTGGGATGCCCCAAGTTTTGTTGGATGATTGCTGGAGCCGTTAAAGAGTCATTTTGGAAATACATACAAGGGCGGGGAAGTGCTAGAGGAACAGCCAACATGTTTTGACTTGATCAATGTGTATAAGAACCAGTTGAGCAAGAGGGAGGGTTTGAGAAAGCAAGCGATAGAAATGGATCACCAAAGTTTTATTTGGTGGTTGAGGATGGAGAGGCGACACCCAAGAGTAACCAAGtatatcaaaataaatttgtcTTGAATTTGCCCAAAAAAGGCAGAAACTTCAGCGATAAGGTTCAAACAGGTTAACGAGCGAGCTTATTAAGGTCTGGTGTTGATTGGGAACACGTTTAGAGAGCAGTATTATAGGTAAATAACACATATGTTAGAACTATAACCAGTGCCAGGAGTTGACTTGCTATCGTGGAATGTCAGTAGACGCAATACAAACCGTGCTTAATGTGGTGGTGATTCTTTAACTGTGGGATTAGACTTGACCAACATAAAGTGAATTATTTCTTCAAGGCTGGTGCCAGTGActgaaaaaattcaattggaaGGCAATGAAAAATAAGCTGTAggaagaatttgaattcttgaaagatttttgttgatagCTTGATCTGAAGAAACGCGtttaaatgaatgaaattgGTAAACGCACAACAAGAGAACCCACACCAGAAATAAACGAACCAACAAAAGAGGGTGTATCTGTAAACTTCAAGACATCTGTAACTGCGTTGCATCTGCAGTCGAGGGTGGCAATCGCTTCCAAGAAGAATAATTTAGTTTGTCTTACATCTTTACGGCTCGACAAGTGCAAGTGTTGGTTTAATGCGGCGGTCAACATAAAAATTGTGCAGCAGTAGTTTTATGAGCCAGGAATAGTCAGCAAAGGATTGGTTGATAAGTGGTCTTCTCATTATAGAAATGTAGATGTTCTTGTGAGAATACAGTCTCCGATGCTTTTTGGTCTATTTTTGTGGAGAAACTACACCAAAAACACACAAGCAAACTACTCTGGGGGTAGATCGAAAACCAACCCCGTGGTAGAACTAAAATACATACGTAAATGACATTGCATCGGTACAAGCTCCCATCTGTAGAATATCTAGCATCTGCACCAGCTATCATTCGTAATTAGAGAGTGACAAGCTCCCCCAGGAAGAATAAAACCAGAAGTTAAACATCCGTACGGTTTAGAAATGGTGAGCGACCtaacccaaaaaaaatatctcAACAGccaaaacaatttatcGAAAACAACTGGAATAGAAAGCACACATATTGGAATGGCAAAGTCACTAGTCCCAGATCATGTTGAGGAGTCGTTTACTGTGTCTACTACCCAGATTGGGCACTTGTGGGATATCACCCAGAGTATCAGTAAGCAGGTGGGATTACGATTTACTTGAGTTACACGTTTAATGTGAATAGAGTTGGCGTTGGGAGTTTGATTGGTCAGCACGGTTACATTGGCAGCCCTATTAAGTTTGAGGATAGCTTTACGTGTTTGTGAACGATGGGAGATGCGATGCAAGACTTGTACCTGATCGATATGGAGAGTGTTGGGGCGAATACGCTCAACGGGGGACGTCAAGACTTATATTCCGCCAACGCCGTTTTTGAGAAGATGGAAATAACGGGTAGGTATGTGATTACCCAGTTTAGTTTTGAGGTTGAGTTTCAAGTGCATGCTTGTGAAGGATGGCAATGGAAAGGAAAGTACAATATGATTGAGGTTAGTCATCATGAAGTGATGATAGGGGCGATCTTAGAACAGGACAAGCCAGTGCTGGCAGGGGTaccattatatttatagaGAAATGCAACACCTGTTTTATGAGCAAAGGATAAGGGGTTTAGTCATCAAATGGGGATACTGTTCATTTTGGGAAATTTTGTGGAGAAACAGGATCGAAAATACACAgataaattgttcaaaaatAAGTTTTGATCTTAAGAAAACGGAAGCagatcaattgattagAAGTTAAAAGAAATCTACTCTAATCGattaaaaacaaacagGTCTATTTGAAaggaaacaacaaacaatcaaCTGTATTTGATTTAGATATCAATCTTAAAAACGAACAATTCTAGTTGATTATTCTCTAACTCAAAACAAACAGCTGTAGTTGGCCTGTCTATAAACTTACAGAATAAAAAACTATATCTCAATTTTCTAACTTAAAACAAATGGCTCTAATTGCTATTCCTTTCAACCAAAAATGAACAACTCTTTTCAGCTTGTCAGTGACTCAAAACAAACCCTATCTGGCCTATCTGTGAATCAAGAAAACCAGCAAACTAGCTCATTTAGTTTGTCTGTGAAGCTGTAACAAATTTACTAAGACTAACTACTCTAAAGGTTCTCTACACCTGTATTGCATCCGTACAAGTTCTCTCTACACCTGTATTGCATCCGTACAAGTTAGACATCCGTAACTGTGCTGCATCTGTACCAGTTTTCATCCGTAGAACATCCTACATCCTTACCTTTAAGGGGGTGACAAGCACccccaattttcaataagcTGGGGCATCCGTACGACTTGGTTAATTGGTGTGTACACATACCAGCcaatacaaaaagaaaaaacgaacaactaaaaacaaaagaccagtaacaacaaccactCTTCACCAGAAGGGAGCCCAGTCGAGGGCAATCGTCAGGggaattattgattataagATTCCCCAATTCTTCATTCTCAAGCATGTAATCCTTTAATAtaaatcttgttgttgctattTCAAAACTTGAATTAATGCTCAATACAGTGGTAATCATATCATGGGAGGAATGTATTGGCTCAATAGTTGATTGGGTGTAGTTTGTTATCATTGTGGATATTACTGGACTCACATGAAAGTGGTTCAAGCGACGACAGTTACGAAAATTTCTGTTGGTGGCATTCTGAGTATTCTTGTGCCAATTTCTGTAAACGTCAATCAATCCAAATTGTTCAAGGAATTTCTTGCTTTACTAGTTCCAGACGTTGTGGTTTAGCAAAATTTTCCCGGTCAAGTTTGGGGTCTAAAATATGATTAAAATCTccataaaaataatatctatttgaaaaacaaaaaagcaGGATTTGGAAGTGACCAGTAACAGCAGAAGCCTTTTTGCTTGACAGTCAATGAAATGTCTACAAATTTGTCCATCAAATTTCTTAATTTCATTTCGAAGCTATAATCAGGGATACACCAGGAGTTAAGCATTTTCTCAACATCTTCAGAGGTTAAAGTGAAGTTGGCGGTATCAGTGAAGTAGATGGTAATGGGTTTGTAGgccaaaattttttttatggtGTTTAATGAGAGAATcttcaaagaaaatagGGTAGATATTGGTTACTTTTAATGATCCTTGCAAGCTAGACACCTCTTCTGTGATATTAAACCGGTTACCTACTTTCAACTTTTTGGCTGGTGGTTCAGAAGGTGGTACACTGGAAGGCAAAGTAGTAttctaaattcaatatcttAATTATCCTCATATTGATGAAAGGACTAGCTGTGGTTGAGTTTGTTCTTTAGCAATCCATCGTAGACTGTTGTGTCATAATTACCAAGTACTTTTCCTGTTACCTTGTCTGTCATTCAAAATCTTTGCTGTatccaataaattattgttgCATTTATTTTGGCTCCAAGCTGTTGCGAATATTTGGAATTTCTTTAGGAATACGGATATTTTTAAGTTGTGATCAGGGTTAACATAATTAACATCTGTTGGTGGTTTCTAATCCATGTTTGGAGAACTTGCCTTAGTATTATCCTTTATAATGTTCAAAATTTTCTGATTTCGTCCATTTGTAATAAAATACAATTCCTTTTACCGGGGGGAATATTGTTGTGGAtaaggaaaaaaaagtggatagtaaaaattaaactaaTTAATTATGTATTTTCACAAGTTGTGTGTATAGTCGTGTAGCTTGGTtaacatatatatttctACTATAACGTGTTGTAATTGGGTTCTTGCCTGCCTCGTCCGCCCTCTATACCTGACCCAAATTACACCTGGGAAAAACTACTTACTTATATACTGTTGTTCTCGACAATGAGCACCACGTTCCCTGCTGGGTGTTACCGGCTATCTCCATCTACCGCTACCCGCGCATTTTTGACCACATGTGCTAACAAAGTTTGTTAGCTTGACCAcatgtttttttcttgaccACATTTCTTGACCACATGTTTGTTAGCACTTATAATTTTCCCAATTTTGGTGGTAGCGCAAAAATAAGGGTACCATATGAATCTACATGACCCAGGGAGATAAACTATATAGTTTTTAGGTTTATAACTTTAAGATACACtgagttgttgttgatcaGAAAGAGGTTAAAAATTCAGGGGCAGGagaaaaaatgattttcttgCGCGCACGACCCgaaaaatcagaattttttgaaaaacagCGATTTTTGGTCGTTTTTGGAAAGACGTGGACGCACAACCAGGAGAGGTGGTAAACTGAGAGTTGATATGTGGTTAGCTAGGTCAATGAATTTGTGTTTGGAAAAGGAAGGGTGGTTATACCCTTTTTGTGTGGCAagttattaatgattttctttgaccacacGTTTTTAGGTAGCGCCGAGTTTTGaccacattttttttctctgcTTGACCACATTTTGGGTAGCGCCGAAGAGCGCAGATTTGAAGGCccattgattttttgaccGCAGATTTGACCGCACGTAttctttgaccacacaTTTTTCTATGAGCACAGGTTTTCTTTGACCGCAGATTTTTTCTATGAGCACAGGctttctttgaccacacattttctttgaccgcACATATTCTTTGAgcactgattttttttgagcACTGATTTTTGACCGCAGATTTTGTTTGACCAcacatttttctttgaccgcagattttttgaccacagattttttctttgaccgcaggtttttttttgagcacacattttttctttgaccacagATTTTCTTTCAGCACATCTTTGGTAGCActttctttgaccacatatttttctttgagcaCACATTTTTTAACACCACATATTTAGAGAGCACATATTCTTAAAAGCTACATCTTTTGTTGTATTGTTGATAGTGGCACATGAATAGGTGCATACTATACAGTTGGTGGCAGCAATTTTAAGTTCATTTTTGACAAGAAAGTTGGCCCAAAAAAGTTTCTTAGAGATTGTTGGGAGTACTGTTTGGTAATattctttatatttgttcTAATTACTTTTACATAGTTTTATATTAGTTTAGAAGAACGAAAAAACTCATTATATCCAATGTAATACCGTTGTATTTGCTGGTTATCAGTATTAACACTGGTTTTTCTACTGTTAAGTACCGAAACATCAggggtttttttttgctgcATAAAGACCCTTAAAGGTTTTTTATCTAGACACAAAAccaatatatattcaatctATAACATTTTTTCCGGATTAGGAAACGACCAATACCAGCACTCGCCGGTTTTCTTTACAACTAATTCAATAGGGGcgattttgttgattaacTCGTTCAATTTGGTTTGCCAGGTTTCGCCACGATGTTTTTCAAGCATCTTTTCAACGTCTTGTGGATTCAAAGTAACCGAGCCATGGTTGTAGTCGTCTGACAAATAAACAGTCACATGTCGGTACCCGACAATGGTGTTTTTTTCTCTGATAAGAATTTGAGAAATCTCTTTTGGAACAATCTTTGTGATTTTATAGATACCCAGCAAGGTTGTTGATTCTGGTGTGATGTTGAACCCATGGGTgggtttcaatttttttgctGGAGGTTGACTTGGGACAGACGAAGGCAATGTTGAGGGAACTTGTTGGTCGTCGTCGTCactaaattcaatatcGTAAATGTCGGTTTCATCAGGCTGTGATGACGAAGCCACGGGTTGATCTTGTAACTTTGCAGGGTGAAGTTCTAACTGTGTAGCTCCAACATAAACAGGATTTGATGTTTTACCAAACACTTTTCCCACTACTTCTACGTCGACGGTTCCGTCGAATGCACCATTATTATAAGATGGTGGCTAAGATAAATCACGAGGAGGTCAAGTACGTGGTTAAAATGCGGTACCTTAGACAAGGTATTTCGTACATGGTGCGtaattatattcaaatgTCACTGGTAACTGAAGTTATCGAAAAGGCCCAAGGGCATCACTGGATGAGTGCTGACAACTCGTATGGTAACACTGGTGGTTGGGATACCTATCATAGTACAACGATTCTGATGATAATGAGACAATTTTTTGCGTTGTACCAAAAATATATCGGTATTGATGTTGATCAAAATACATCAAAGCTGTTAATTCTGAAACCAGTTAAACCTCCTTTGCGTGTTTGCAGTGGCTTGCAGCTTGAGGACATTGAACAagcaaaaattgattgtgGCTACCAGCAGAAGGATTTTGATCAGGAAAAGTTGATATTGGAGATATGTTGGTCTGGTGCAAACAGCAGAGCTATTGTTAGCACCTACTGGATTTGGGAAGACGTATCTCTTTTTGGTTCCTATACTTGctaataaaataatgaaacGAAGGGAAGGTGGCAAAAGAAGAGTGAGTTTTTTGGTGTTGCCGTATAATGTTGTTGCAGTTGAGTTTGAAAAACGAATGGCAGAGTATGCTAATGTTATTGGTGTTAGAAATCTTAACTCGTTTGATGGCagtattgatttggttgTGGGGACAGTTGAGAGTTTAACAAAGCTGAATGTcagtgatttttttttgaatttttctcAGAATTATGGTCAACAGTGTCAGCTCTACCGATGAGGCGCAGGTGttgattgaagaaaaagaatttcgCCGGTTGAACCGAGTGCACTACCGGATTTTGCATTCATTTGAGAAGATTGTAAGTTTGGGTGCGACGTTGCCTCGGAATTTTGCAACAGAGATGGAGAAAAATTTGTTGGCACCGAAGGTGTACAATACTGTGAAAACTGAACCTAATCAAAATGTTTATGTTGAAAGGGAATTTATTGGAGAGGACAAGAAGAGAGTTGGTTATTTGATTGGTGTTgtcaaacaatttttggTGAGCAATAGCGATGGTATTATATTTGTGTACTT encodes:
- a CDS encoding regulatory protein Mig1 homologue, putative (Similar to S. cerevisiae MIG1), giving the protein MSLLDHPKPKKDPTVRPYKCPHCDKAFQRLEHQTRHIRTHTGEKPHQCTFPGCSKRFSRSDELTRHSRIHTNPNSRKNRKKKKEEVEKTEKPEKPDKPDKPDKPDKSVKTASPPNPTHSIDILASAATEELRMMESKSLPSLTDYFGKPPPKANYDFSMKKPTFQFHDTTNLHHLSNLAFRMTPVKTHIQEDSDLDYVKHKLKRSRPNSPGPSTLPSSPVLGLSTNTTPSISASNSSTNLSSLGMLASFKPSMLHSQSSDALPSIKSLNLPEFNK
- a CDS encoding transposable element protein, putative (transposable element) — its product is MITNYTQSTIEPIHSSHDMITTVLSINSSFEIATTRFILKDYMLENEELGNLIINNSPDDCPRSGSLSVKSGCCYWSFVFSCSFFLFVLAGMCTHQLTKSYGCPSLLKIGGACHPLKGKDVGCSTDENWYRCSTVTDV